A single window of Nocardia higoensis DNA harbors:
- a CDS encoding M15 family metallopeptidase has translation MLRTRSLGRRVVLAAVAAPVVVLGGALGTATATATPGDIAEGLGSAAGTEGLDPLLALAYTMAADAAGAEGVPLSITSGYRTPAEQQAMWEDGVATYGSPDEARRWVLPPEESTHVAGRAIDVGPQAGAQWLEANGNRWGLCRTFLNEWWHFELATLPGAPCPAMLPDASAR, from the coding sequence ATGCTTCGGACTCGTTCGCTCGGTAGGAGAGTCGTTCTGGCGGCGGTGGCCGCCCCGGTCGTCGTCCTCGGCGGCGCCCTCGGTACAGCCACCGCGACGGCGACACCCGGCGACATCGCGGAAGGACTCGGTTCGGCGGCGGGCACCGAGGGCCTCGACCCGCTGCTGGCGCTGGCCTACACCATGGCCGCCGATGCCGCCGGTGCCGAGGGCGTGCCGCTGTCGATCACCTCCGGCTACCGCACGCCCGCCGAACAACAGGCGATGTGGGAGGACGGGGTGGCTACCTACGGCAGCCCCGACGAGGCCAGGCGCTGGGTTCTCCCACCGGAGGAATCCACCCATGTCGCCGGCCGGGCGATCGATGTCGGCCCGCAGGCCGGCGCGCAGTGGCTCGAGGCCAACGGCAACCGCTGGGGGCTGTGTCGCACGTTCCTCAACGAATGGTGGCATTTCGAGCTGGCCACCCTGCCCGGCGCGCCGTGCCCGGCCATGCTGCCCGACGCGAGCGCGCGTTGA
- the cutA gene encoding divalent-cation tolerance protein CutA — MADDQIVDVTITADDAEWLAAFARGLVTDRLAACGNIIPGVRSIFRWKGEIDDEAENLLVLHTRASLVPKIIERADAEHPYDTPQVLALPVSAAHPGYLRWVLDETAH, encoded by the coding sequence ATGGCCGACGACCAGATCGTAGACGTGACCATCACCGCCGACGACGCCGAATGGCTGGCCGCGTTCGCCCGCGGCCTCGTGACGGATCGACTCGCCGCCTGCGGCAACATCATCCCCGGCGTCCGGTCGATCTTCCGATGGAAGGGCGAGATCGACGACGAGGCGGAGAACCTGCTCGTCCTGCACACCCGGGCGTCGCTGGTGCCGAAGATCATCGAACGCGCCGACGCCGAGCACCCCTATGACACACCCCAGGTGCTCGCGCTCCCGGTGTCCGCCGCGCACCCGGGCTACCTGCGCTGGGTCCTCGACGAGACCGCCCACTGA
- a CDS encoding MarR family winged helix-turn-helix transcriptional regulator codes for MSEPPWLDELEMRAWLGFVRTRDTIAAAVGRDSVRDSDLTFVEYSVLAYLAQSEDNRLTFADLAAKLEWSQSRLSHQITRMSKRGLVERESIPTDARRTAARLTGFGERVLAAAAPAHVRSVRRHIIDVLDQEQLAALADIYDTLLAHHRKPPMPDQAPASGHTTRDTPTT; via the coding sequence GTGAGCGAACCCCCGTGGCTCGACGAACTGGAGATGCGCGCGTGGCTGGGCTTCGTCCGGACCCGCGACACCATCGCCGCGGCCGTCGGCCGCGACTCGGTGCGCGACTCCGATCTCACCTTCGTGGAGTACTCGGTGCTGGCCTATCTCGCCCAGTCCGAGGACAACCGTCTGACCTTCGCCGATCTGGCCGCCAAGCTGGAGTGGTCGCAGAGCAGGCTCTCGCATCAGATCACCCGGATGAGCAAGCGCGGCCTGGTCGAGCGGGAGTCGATCCCCACCGACGCCAGGCGCACGGCGGCGCGCCTCACCGGCTTCGGCGAGCGGGTGCTCGCGGCCGCCGCGCCCGCGCACGTCCGCAGCGTGCGCAGGCACATCATCGATGTCCTCGACCAGGAGCAGCTCGCGGCACTGGCCGACATCTACGACACACTGCTCGCCCACCACCGCAAGCCGCCCATGCCCGACCAAGCCCCCGCATCCGGGCACACCACGCGAGATACGCCTACGACCTGA
- the mftE gene encoding mycofactocin biosynthesis peptidyl-dipeptidase MftE translates to MMADLTSPEAGSYSAAGVILAIPVGATEQHGPHLPLSTDTDIAVALCAELAKRRPDVLIAPALPYGSSGEHAGFPGTLSIGQRALELVIVELCRSATDTFDRLLIVSGHGGNLESLRRAETLLRSESRDVRVHLPVWAGDPHAGRAETALQLALDPGRVRLDRAERGDTRPLREILPLLRAGGVRAVSENGVLGDPDGADADEGRRLLDTLTDDLAHMVRCWWPENQERARR, encoded by the coding sequence ATGATGGCTGATCTCACGTCTCCGGAGGCGGGCTCATACTCCGCCGCCGGAGTGATCCTCGCCATACCTGTCGGGGCGACCGAGCAGCACGGGCCGCATCTGCCGTTGTCGACCGACACCGATATCGCCGTGGCGCTGTGCGCGGAGCTGGCGAAGCGGCGGCCGGACGTCCTGATCGCCCCCGCGCTGCCCTACGGCTCGAGCGGCGAGCACGCCGGCTTCCCCGGCACCCTGTCGATCGGGCAGCGCGCGCTCGAGCTGGTGATCGTCGAGCTGTGCCGGTCGGCCACCGACACCTTCGACCGGCTGCTGATCGTCAGCGGCCACGGCGGCAATCTCGAATCGCTGCGTCGCGCCGAGACGCTGCTGCGCTCGGAGTCACGTGACGTGCGGGTGCATCTGCCTGTGTGGGCGGGCGACCCGCACGCCGGGCGGGCCGAGACCGCGCTGCAGCTGGCGCTGGATCCGGGGCGGGTACGCCTCGACCGCGCCGAACGCGGTGACACCCGGCCGTTGCGCGAGATCCTGCCGCTGCTGCGCGCGGGCGGCGTGCGCGCGGTGAGCGAGAACGGTGTGCTCGGCGACCCGGACGGTGCCGATGCCGACGAGGGGCGACGCCTGCTCGACACGCTGACCGACGACTTGGCGCACATGGTTCGGTGCTGGTGGCCGGAGAACCAGGAAAGAGCCCGTCGATGA
- the mftR gene encoding mycofactocin system transcriptional regulator (MftR, the mycofactocin system transcriptional regulator, is an uncharacterized TetR family DNA-binding transcription factor. Its role is inferred by context. It occurs as part of the biosynthesis locus for mycofactocin, a partially characterized electron carrier derived from the terminal Val-Tyr dipeptide of the precursor peptide MftA, through a radical SAM enzyme-mediated process.), translated as MTTTRPGRPRGTSKRDLELIAMRLFSEQGFDHTTVEHIAAAAGISGRTFFRYFPSKAEVLWHQFDAEVDALRAAFATVPADVPLMTAVREVVVQANTYRAEDVEELRTRMHLIASVPALSATAGPHYDAWERAVGDFAARRLGEPADALLPMAVGRTTLAAARAAFDAWLRQADADLTVYLDRALSALERGFAVGGRDPHEQTPGLGADRGGV; from the coding sequence GTGACGACCACCCGTCCGGGCCGCCCGCGCGGTACCTCCAAGCGTGATCTCGAGCTCATCGCGATGCGCCTGTTCAGTGAGCAAGGCTTCGACCACACCACCGTCGAGCACATCGCCGCGGCCGCAGGCATCAGCGGCCGAACCTTCTTCCGCTACTTCCCCAGCAAAGCCGAAGTCCTCTGGCACCAGTTCGACGCCGAAGTCGACGCCCTGCGCGCGGCTTTCGCGACCGTACCCGCGGATGTGCCCCTGATGACGGCGGTGCGCGAGGTGGTGGTGCAGGCCAACACCTATCGCGCCGAGGACGTCGAGGAGCTGCGCACCCGCATGCATCTGATCGCCTCGGTGCCCGCCTTGTCGGCCACCGCGGGTCCGCATTACGACGCCTGGGAACGCGCGGTCGGCGATTTCGCCGCGCGCAGGCTCGGCGAACCGGCGGACGCGCTGTTGCCGATGGCGGTCGGCCGGACCACTCTGGCCGCGGCCCGCGCGGCCTTCGACGCCTGGCTGCGTCAGGCCGATGCCGACCTGACCGTGTATCTGGATCGGGCCCTGTCGGCACTGGAGCGCGGTTTCGCTGTCGGCGGACGAGATCCACACGAGCAAACCCCAGGTTTGGGCGCCGATCGCGGTGGGGTATGA
- a CDS encoding SbcC/MukB-like Walker B domain-containing protein: MSVIHGGVRFVPTRAGIINLWDYRDQEFCFADGRLVLRGPNGSGKTKALEVLFPFVLDGRIEPRRLNPFAGEERTMKSNLLYRKQDSAYSYVWMEFARGHRDDPEVVTVGIGMRATRSSDKVTRWYFVADGRVGVDFSLLGPEDRPLTRKQLAEEIGADSIVDRPVEYRAAIDARMFGLGVQRYDQLINLILTLRRPQLAKNLDPRGLSQALTGGLRPLDDQLILDAARSFSDMEEVGRTLTGLVHADTATRAFVDVYRRYLAVQARTEVEQVGARLDAVTHASTALFAATELRRRREAERAAAEIRAEDADREYEQARTDREALQRSGAYEGKQQLDDLADAVRRLESSAAVHRDKAVAAQKTVDQRAQEAERTRAAVRESVEARVLAEDRTRAAAEEAGIVWIAPEQARGEALTAAVRARSEERDADLRAARAARTRLEAARAERDRAERLTHRTTTARDSAAADLARAEAEVELARTRHAAAVRDWQAEHRELYAPLGPGLVDALISSSTGSDDAPSPAELLAERTAPLSEELRERRLAARARAAAADSGLAALIGESDRLRAELDSSPTPAAPMTGVPGRTGAPLWRLIRFGDNVTEEAAAGIEAALEAVGILHARVGGAGAAPARSGSAAAAIAHIDTDIRPPHHCAPTIGNQGAPATVGKTGNRLPGEGFAPAADVGPAGSPHGDSDRSGRGAHEAVTAGAHVVLPLPPERRPATPTLADALRVEQDCADLGVDREVVADLLASIALLENTETSGQIAPTEPDPRATVDQDHTALTVDTNGGYRHGVRLGRASKARAEFIGAAARARRRQERLDALDAECATVRQQAQQARAEMERAEAGLAELTAAAKALPRPTAVTTALRAVAEAAGGLRSGTEAAAQAERELDQAVAEVTAQEKKLRAIAAEHATPHEAAELDALAAAIRHFENTGAGLARLRLEHERALEREREGVDRYDEAVALAEAFAEEAEAARAGLEEQQRKLATLRDALGAGAAEIDAELERAARRIDACRAAQKSARTAANAAIAAVGDAEAAYRTAHEALGTALTEVMAQVRALAPYAQPDLLALLGADPGLRWPSSAAAWSTPDQVLYRIAQAGPDANAQILPVEVAELFEALSAATDRVRAGEAARKSTRSAVTAALQEFDAALAASGRDYRLRWDAADGLTIVQVQDEHGLCPLADFAARVASARSDQELLLTDSERRILEDALLTGLAQQIHERTRDARELIAKMGAEMKKRRMSSGNTIGVHWLLADDLSDSARTMCKLLDRETAALEPADLAAIRAHFAAEIRAARAAHPERSYPEILATTLDYRRWRVFSFSLIGADGSEDKLTVARHSALSGGEQSVSLHLPLFAAAHVMLDSADPQAPRLLALDEAFAGVDDNGRSELLGLSVQFDLDLFMTGYDLWITYPHVPGCAHYDLAHSAAEHTVSATLLVWDSGDLLAEHDGTDLTSALGSPDRRRVPAGIDGGLPLDDMPGAAVPVP, translated from the coding sequence ATGTCGGTCATCCACGGCGGTGTGCGTTTCGTCCCGACCAGGGCCGGAATCATCAATCTGTGGGACTACCGCGACCAGGAGTTCTGCTTCGCCGACGGCAGGCTGGTGTTGCGCGGCCCGAACGGTTCGGGCAAGACCAAGGCGCTCGAGGTGCTGTTCCCGTTCGTCCTCGACGGGCGCATCGAGCCGCGACGGTTGAATCCGTTCGCGGGCGAGGAACGCACCATGAAATCGAATCTGCTGTATCGCAAACAGGATTCGGCCTACTCGTATGTGTGGATGGAGTTCGCGCGCGGGCACCGGGACGATCCGGAGGTCGTCACCGTCGGCATCGGCATGCGCGCGACCCGTTCCTCGGACAAGGTGACCCGCTGGTACTTCGTGGCCGACGGCCGGGTGGGCGTCGATTTCTCCCTGCTGGGCCCCGAGGACCGTCCGCTGACCCGCAAGCAGCTGGCCGAAGAGATCGGCGCCGACAGCATCGTGGATCGTCCGGTGGAATACCGGGCCGCCATCGATGCCCGCATGTTCGGTCTGGGCGTCCAACGCTACGACCAGTTGATCAACCTGATCCTCACCCTGCGCCGCCCGCAGCTGGCCAAGAACCTCGACCCGCGCGGCCTGTCGCAGGCGCTGACCGGCGGCCTGCGTCCGCTCGACGACCAGCTGATCCTCGACGCGGCCCGCTCCTTCAGCGATATGGAGGAGGTCGGGCGCACCTTGACCGGACTCGTTCACGCCGACACCGCCACCCGCGCCTTCGTCGACGTCTATCGCAGGTATCTGGCGGTGCAGGCCAGGACCGAGGTCGAGCAGGTCGGCGCGCGGCTGGACGCGGTGACCCACGCGAGCACCGCCCTGTTCGCGGCGACCGAGCTGCGCCGCCGCCGCGAAGCCGAACGCGCCGCCGCCGAGATCCGCGCCGAGGACGCCGACCGCGAATACGAGCAGGCCCGCACCGATCGCGAAGCGCTGCAACGTTCCGGCGCCTACGAAGGCAAACAGCAACTCGACGACCTCGCCGACGCGGTCCGCCGACTGGAGAGTTCGGCGGCGGTGCACCGCGACAAAGCGGTGGCCGCGCAGAAGACGGTCGACCAGCGCGCCCAGGAAGCCGAACGGACCCGCGCCGCCGTCCGCGAATCGGTCGAAGCCCGCGTCCTCGCCGAGGACCGCACCCGCGCCGCCGCCGAGGAAGCCGGCATCGTCTGGATCGCCCCCGAACAGGCCCGCGGCGAGGCGCTCACCGCCGCGGTCCGCGCCCGTTCCGAGGAACGCGACGCCGACCTGCGGGCCGCCCGGGCCGCCCGCACCCGGCTCGAAGCCGCCCGCGCCGAACGCGATCGTGCCGAACGCCTCACCCACCGCACCACCACCGCCCGCGACAGCGCCGCCGCCGATCTCGCCCGCGCCGAAGCCGAGGTCGAACTCGCCCGCACCCGTCACGCCGCCGCGGTGCGCGACTGGCAGGCCGAGCACCGCGAGCTCTACGCACCCCTGGGCCCCGGCCTGGTCGATGCCCTGATCTCTTCCTCGACCGGTTCCGACGACGCACCCTCGCCCGCCGAACTCCTGGCCGAGCGAACCGCCCCGCTGTCGGAGGAGCTGCGGGAGCGCCGCCTCGCCGCCCGCGCCCGCGCGGCGGCCGCCGATTCCGGGCTCGCCGCCCTCATCGGCGAATCCGACCGTCTGCGCGCCGAACTCGACTCCTCCCCCACACCCGCCGCCCCGATGACCGGCGTACCCGGCCGCACCGGCGCACCCCTGTGGCGGCTGATCCGGTTCGGCGACAACGTCACCGAAGAAGCCGCGGCCGGTATCGAAGCCGCCCTCGAAGCGGTCGGCATCCTCCACGCGCGGGTCGGCGGCGCGGGTGCCGCACCGGCTCGGTCCGGCTCCGCGGCGGCCGCCATCGCACATATCGACACGGACATCCGCCCGCCACACCACTGCGCACCAACCATCGGCAACCAGGGCGCTCCCGCGACCGTGGGCAAGACCGGAAACCGGCTTCCCGGCGAAGGTTTCGCACCTGCGGCCGACGTCGGGCCGGCGGGCTCGCCGCACGGCGACAGTGACCGGTCCGGCCGCGGCGCGCACGAGGCGGTCACTGCCGGAGCGCACGTCGTTCTCCCGCTTCCACCGGAACGCCGCCCGGCTACACCGACACTCGCCGACGCGCTCCGGGTCGAACAGGATTGTGCGGATCTGGGCGTCGATCGAGAGGTCGTCGCCGATCTGCTCGCCTCCATCGCGCTGCTCGAGAACACCGAGACGTCCGGACAGATCGCGCCCACCGAGCCGGATCCGCGGGCGACCGTCGACCAGGACCACACAGCTCTGACGGTCGACACGAACGGCGGCTACCGGCACGGTGTCCGGCTGGGCAGGGCGAGCAAGGCACGGGCCGAGTTCATCGGTGCGGCGGCGCGCGCCCGGCGCAGGCAGGAACGGCTGGACGCGCTCGACGCCGAGTGCGCGACGGTGCGTCAGCAGGCGCAGCAGGCGCGAGCGGAGATGGAGCGAGCCGAGGCCGGGCTGGCGGAACTGACCGCGGCGGCCAAGGCGTTGCCCCGGCCGACGGCGGTGACCACGGCTTTGCGGGCGGTCGCGGAGGCGGCGGGCGGATTGCGGTCGGGCACCGAGGCCGCGGCCCAGGCCGAGCGCGAACTCGACCAGGCTGTCGCCGAGGTGACGGCGCAGGAGAAGAAGCTGCGGGCGATCGCCGCCGAGCACGCCACGCCGCACGAGGCCGCCGAGCTGGACGCGCTCGCCGCCGCCATCCGGCATTTCGAGAACACCGGTGCGGGGCTGGCCCGGTTGCGGCTCGAGCACGAGCGAGCGCTGGAGCGCGAGCGGGAAGGTGTCGATCGGTACGACGAGGCGGTGGCGCTGGCCGAGGCGTTCGCCGAGGAAGCCGAGGCGGCGCGGGCCGGGCTGGAGGAACAGCAGCGCAAGCTGGCCACGCTGCGCGACGCGCTGGGTGCGGGCGCGGCCGAGATCGACGCGGAACTCGAGCGCGCCGCGCGGCGCATCGATGCCTGCCGGGCCGCGCAGAAGTCCGCGCGCACGGCCGCCAACGCCGCCATCGCGGCGGTCGGCGACGCCGAGGCCGCCTACCGCACCGCGCACGAAGCACTGGGTACCGCGCTGACCGAAGTCATGGCCCAGGTCCGGGCCCTCGCGCCCTACGCACAGCCGGATCTGCTCGCCCTGCTCGGTGCGGATCCGGGCTTGCGCTGGCCGAGCAGCGCGGCCGCCTGGTCGACCCCGGACCAGGTGCTCTATCGCATCGCCCAGGCGGGACCGGATGCAAACGCGCAGATCCTGCCTGTCGAGGTCGCCGAACTGTTCGAGGCGCTGTCGGCGGCGACCGACCGCGTGCGGGCCGGGGAGGCCGCCCGCAAATCCACGCGCAGCGCGGTCACCGCGGCGTTGCAGGAGTTCGATGCCGCGCTCGCCGCGTCCGGGCGCGACTACCGATTGCGCTGGGACGCCGCCGACGGGCTGACCATCGTGCAGGTGCAGGACGAGCACGGGCTGTGTCCGCTGGCGGATTTCGCCGCGCGCGTCGCGAGCGCGCGCAGCGATCAGGAGCTGCTGCTCACCGACTCCGAGCGCCGTATCCTGGAGGACGCCCTGCTGACCGGGTTGGCCCAGCAGATCCACGAACGCACCCGCGATGCCCGCGAACTCATCGCGAAGATGGGTGCGGAGATGAAGAAGCGCCGGATGTCCTCGGGCAACACCATCGGGGTGCATTGGCTGCTGGCCGACGACCTGTCCGACAGCGCGCGGACGATGTGCAAGCTGCTCGATCGCGAGACCGCCGCGCTCGAACCGGCGGATCTGGCCGCGATCCGGGCACATTTCGCCGCCGAGATCCGCGCCGCGCGCGCCGCCCACCCGGAGCGGTCCTACCCGGAGATCCTCGCCACCACCCTGGACTACCGGCGTTGGCGGGTCTTCTCGTTCAGTTTGATCGGTGCCGACGGCAGCGAGGACAAGCTGACCGTCGCCCGGCACAGCGCACTCTCCGGCGGTGAGCAGTCGGTCTCACTGCACCTGCCGTTGTTCGCCGCCGCGCACGTGATGCTGGACTCGGCCGATCCGCAGGCGCCGCGCCTGCTGGCGCTCGACGAGGCCTTCGCCGGCGTGGACGACAACGGGCGCAGCGAATTGCTCGGCCTGAGCGTGCAATTCGACCTCGATCTGTTCATGACCGGCTACGACCTGTGGATCACCTACCCACACGTTCCCGGCTGCGCACACTACGACCTGGCCCATTCCGCCGCCGAGCACACCGTCAGCGCCACCTTGCTGGTGTGGGACAGCGGGGATCTGCTCGCCGAACACGACGGGACCGATCTCACCTCGGCGCTCGGTTCCCCCGACCGCCGTAGGGTTCCGGCGGGCATCGACGGAGGGCTGCCGCTCGACGACATGCCCGGCGCCGCTGTGCCGGTTCCCTGA
- a CDS encoding fumarate hydratase yields MTAPEFRYSDLLPIGADDTPYRLLTTEGVSTFEHNGRTFLQVEPEVLRMLTAEAMHDISHYLRPAHLAQLRRIIDDPESSGNDRFVALDLLKNVNISAGGILPMCQDTGTAIVMGKKSEGVLTGADDAEWISRGVYDAYTKLNLRYSQLAPINMWDEKNTGTNLPAQIELYSTSGDAAQPSYKFLYMAKGGGSANKSFLYQETKAILNPERMLQFLDEKIRSLGTAACPPYHLAVVIGGTSAEFALKTAKYASAHYLDHLPTEGSMAAHGFRDLELEEEVFKLTQSFGIGAQFGGKYFCHDVRVVRLPRHGASCPVAIAVSCSADRQALAKITPEGVFLEQLERDPAQYLPEHTEEILGGDVVKIDLNRPMSEIRAELSKYPVKTRLSLTGPLVVARDIAHAKIKERLDAGEPMPEYLREMAVYYAGPAKTPEGYASGSFGPTTAGRMDSYVDQFQAAGGSFVMLAKGNRSAQVTKACKEHGGFYLGSIGGPAARLALDCIKNVEVLEYPELGMEAVWKIEVEDFPAFIVVDDKGNDFFAETQKPIALRVRTRSAERV; encoded by the coding sequence GTGACCGCCCCGGAATTCCGCTATTCAGATCTGTTGCCGATCGGCGCCGACGACACGCCGTATCGGCTGCTGACCACCGAGGGCGTGAGCACGTTCGAACACAACGGCCGCACCTTCCTGCAGGTGGAGCCCGAAGTGCTGCGGATGCTGACCGCCGAGGCGATGCACGACATCAGCCACTACCTGCGCCCGGCTCACCTGGCCCAGCTGCGCCGGATCATCGACGATCCGGAGTCCTCGGGCAACGACCGCTTCGTCGCGCTCGACCTGCTCAAGAACGTCAACATCTCCGCGGGCGGCATCCTGCCCATGTGCCAGGACACCGGCACCGCCATCGTCATGGGCAAGAAGTCCGAGGGCGTGCTCACCGGAGCCGATGATGCCGAGTGGATCAGCCGCGGCGTGTACGACGCCTACACCAAGCTGAACCTGCGCTACTCCCAGCTCGCCCCGATCAATATGTGGGACGAGAAGAACACCGGCACCAACCTGCCCGCGCAGATCGAGCTGTACTCCACCTCCGGCGACGCCGCGCAGCCGTCCTACAAGTTCCTGTACATGGCCAAGGGCGGCGGTTCGGCGAACAAGTCCTTCCTGTACCAGGAGACCAAGGCGATCCTGAATCCCGAGCGGATGCTGCAGTTCCTGGACGAGAAGATCCGCTCGCTGGGCACCGCCGCCTGCCCGCCGTACCACCTGGCCGTCGTGATCGGCGGCACCAGCGCCGAATTCGCGCTCAAGACGGCCAAGTACGCCTCGGCGCACTACCTGGACCACCTGCCCACCGAGGGTTCCATGGCCGCGCACGGCTTCCGTGATCTCGAGCTGGAGGAAGAGGTCTTCAAGCTGACCCAGTCCTTCGGCATCGGCGCGCAGTTCGGCGGCAAGTACTTCTGCCACGACGTGCGCGTGGTCCGCCTGCCCCGGCACGGCGCCAGCTGCCCGGTCGCGATCGCGGTGTCCTGCTCGGCAGACCGCCAGGCGCTGGCCAAGATCACTCCCGAAGGCGTGTTCCTCGAGCAGCTCGAGCGCGACCCCGCGCAGTACCTGCCCGAGCACACCGAGGAGATCCTCGGCGGCGACGTGGTGAAGATCGACCTGAACCGGCCGATGTCGGAGATCCGCGCCGAGTTGTCGAAATACCCGGTGAAGACCCGTCTCTCGCTGACCGGCCCGCTCGTGGTGGCCCGCGACATCGCGCACGCCAAGATCAAGGAACGGCTGGACGCCGGTGAGCCGATGCCGGAGTACCTGCGCGAGATGGCCGTCTACTACGCCGGTCCGGCCAAGACGCCCGAGGGGTACGCCTCCGGTTCGTTCGGCCCGACCACCGCCGGTCGTATGGACTCCTATGTCGACCAGTTCCAGGCAGCGGGCGGCTCGTTTGTCATGCTGGCCAAGGGCAACCGCTCGGCGCAGGTGACCAAGGCGTGCAAGGAACACGGCGGCTTCTACCTCGGTTCCATCGGCGGCCCGGCCGCGCGCCTGGCGCTGGACTGCATCAAGAACGTGGAGGTGCTCGAGTACCCCGAACTCGGCATGGAAGCGGTCTGGAAGATCGAGGTCGAGGATTTCCCCGCGTTCATCGTCGTCGACGACAAGGGCAACGACTTCTTCGCCGAAACCCAGAAGCCGATCGCGCTGCGGGTGCGCACCCGGTCGGCGGAGCGGGTCTGA